One genomic region from Burkholderia latens encodes:
- a CDS encoding peptidase domain-containing ABC transporter: MLLTHRLSLPFQRRLPIVLQTEATECGLACLAMVAGHYGHHVDLATLRRQFTVSLKGVGLARIMEIAHRLDFGTRALKLGLEQLVQLRAPCILHWNFNHFVVLQSVGAKHVTIHDPAHGRRRLPIDEVSRSFTGIALELWPTNRFKRLDPAPSIRLRMLTGPISGLGSSIGQILLLALALEIFTLASPFFLQWVIDEVIVSADRDLLTVLAIGFGLLLLMQEGTHAIRAWMLLHFSTTLNVQWRANLFTHLLNLPVRYFERRHLGDIVSRFGTIDTIQKSLTTSFLSAIIDGIMTVATLVMMFLYNRTLGTVALSAMLVYGLLRWLWYQPLRQATEDEIVHGAKQHSHFLETIRGVKTIKLFNRQSERRATWLTLFVDQINSGLRTQKLQLLYQQLNGLLFGIEGLLIIWLGATMVMEGHFTVGVLMAFNAYKGQFDSRVGNLIDRFFELRMLQLQGERLSDIVFTAPEADMTSRLVPDETERLAASIEVDSLTFSYADGEPAILDGVSLKIGAGESVALVGPSGCGKTTFVNILLGSLEPTGGAIRIGGIELSRLGLERLRMLIGTVMQDDLLFSGSIADNICFFDSNPDPRWIAECARIAAVHDDIVAMPMGYNTLVGDMGTVLSGGQKQRVLLARALYKRPKILVLDEATSHLDPQREHQVNAAVSALQITRVIVAHRQETIASASRVIVLASGKVASEHPASSSCDHSHGPAPMSTER; the protein is encoded by the coding sequence ATGCTGCTTACCCATCGCCTCTCGCTGCCTTTTCAGCGCCGGCTACCGATCGTCCTGCAAACGGAAGCGACCGAATGCGGACTCGCCTGTCTCGCGATGGTAGCCGGTCACTATGGCCATCACGTCGACCTCGCCACGCTGCGTCGCCAATTCACCGTCTCGCTGAAAGGTGTCGGTCTCGCACGTATCATGGAGATTGCACATCGACTCGATTTCGGCACCCGCGCACTCAAGCTCGGACTCGAACAGCTCGTTCAACTTCGAGCCCCATGCATTCTTCACTGGAACTTCAATCACTTCGTCGTTCTGCAGTCCGTCGGTGCAAAACACGTCACGATTCATGATCCAGCGCATGGCCGCCGCAGGTTGCCAATCGACGAAGTATCGAGGTCATTTACCGGCATAGCCCTTGAACTGTGGCCGACGAATCGATTTAAACGACTTGATCCGGCTCCTTCAATCAGATTGCGCATGTTAACTGGTCCGATCTCAGGACTCGGTAGCTCAATCGGACAGATCCTACTGCTGGCGCTAGCCCTCGAGATCTTCACCCTGGCGTCGCCCTTTTTCCTGCAATGGGTGATCGATGAGGTCATAGTCAGCGCGGACCGCGACTTGCTCACAGTGCTCGCAATCGGCTTTGGCCTGCTTTTGCTCATGCAAGAAGGCACTCATGCCATCCGTGCGTGGATGTTGCTGCATTTCAGTACGACATTGAACGTGCAGTGGCGCGCGAACCTGTTCACGCACTTGCTCAACCTCCCCGTACGCTACTTCGAGCGCCGTCATCTGGGAGATATAGTCTCGAGATTCGGGACCATCGATACGATCCAGAAATCGTTGACCACATCGTTCCTAAGCGCGATCATCGACGGCATCATGACCGTCGCGACGCTGGTCATGATGTTCCTGTACAACCGCACGTTGGGAACTGTCGCGCTCAGTGCGATGCTAGTGTATGGTCTGTTGCGCTGGCTTTGGTATCAACCGCTTCGGCAGGCCACCGAAGATGAAATCGTGCACGGTGCCAAGCAACACAGTCACTTCCTCGAGACCATCAGAGGCGTCAAGACAATCAAGTTGTTCAATCGCCAAAGCGAGCGTCGCGCGACTTGGCTGACGCTATTCGTCGATCAGATCAACTCTGGCCTACGTACCCAAAAACTCCAATTGCTTTACCAGCAACTCAACGGACTACTCTTCGGTATCGAAGGTCTGCTGATTATCTGGCTCGGCGCGACGATGGTCATGGAAGGCCACTTTACGGTCGGCGTGCTGATGGCCTTCAACGCATACAAGGGGCAGTTCGATAGCCGGGTCGGCAACTTAATCGACAGATTTTTTGAATTGAGAATGCTCCAGCTCCAGGGAGAGCGGCTTTCCGACATCGTATTCACGGCTCCCGAAGCTGACATGACTTCGCGTCTCGTGCCCGACGAAACCGAACGACTCGCCGCAAGCATCGAAGTTGATAGCCTCACATTCTCCTACGCTGATGGCGAACCGGCCATACTCGATGGAGTATCGCTGAAGATCGGCGCCGGCGAATCGGTCGCGCTCGTCGGTCCGTCGGGATGCGGCAAGACAACATTCGTCAACATACTGCTCGGTTCCCTTGAGCCGACTGGGGGCGCCATCAGGATCGGCGGCATCGAGCTCAGCCGGCTCGGATTAGAGCGACTGCGGATGCTAATCGGAACTGTCATGCAGGATGACCTCCTATTCTCAGGCTCCATCGCAGACAACATCTGCTTCTTCGATTCCAACCCAGATCCACGGTGGATCGCTGAATGCGCGCGGATCGCTGCGGTGCATGACGACATCGTCGCAATGCCTATGGGATACAACACTCTCGTCGGCGACATGGGAACCGTCCTGTCTGGTGGTCAGAAGCAACGAGTTTTGCTCGCGCGCGCGCTTTACAAGCGGCCGAAAATCCTCGTGCTCGACGAAGCCACAAGCCACCTCGATCCGCAACGCGAACATCAAGTCAACGCTGCCGTCAGCGCACTGCAAATAACGCGCGTTATCGTTGCGCACCGCCAAGAAACGATTGCATCGGCGTCACGTGTGATTGTGCTTGCTAGTGGCAAGGTAGCATCTGAACATCCGGCATCATCGTCGTGCGACCACTCGCACGGGCCCGCACCCATGTCCACCGAGCGCTGA
- a CDS encoding TolC family protein translates to MKRCASFVLLAAISASSSATQAAFLDVFRTRTDIPATPASPLIGTAICPDVRVDVPLELEDVILRAICAHPRARQTWSVIRARAAAVGSARTAYLPSLNASTHIQRDTVSARYDYSVSGLGSVDNSRTTSSMQSSLDLGWLLFDFGQRGASIQQAHALLAAANANHDEALQTIFFDAAHAFYAVRDAQAAARTANLNEEVAHRSLVIAQAKHQSGVGFLTDQLQARTAYRRAILDRISAEGSLRVAAGVLSVAMGLDANVPVRIASAKAMPSEHVIQAGVDLLIDEAKARHPKLIAARAMLDAAQADIDAARAQGRPTISLVAKRIVNTPLHGQRSEYVELTL, encoded by the coding sequence ATGAAACGCTGCGCGTCCTTTGTACTACTCGCTGCAATCTCCGCGTCTTCGTCGGCAACCCAAGCGGCGTTTCTAGACGTCTTCCGGACCCGTACCGACATACCGGCCACACCGGCCTCTCCGTTGATCGGAACGGCGATTTGTCCCGACGTGCGTGTTGATGTTCCGCTGGAGTTAGAGGATGTCATTCTTCGGGCAATCTGTGCACATCCGCGCGCGCGCCAAACTTGGTCTGTCATCCGCGCACGAGCCGCTGCTGTCGGATCGGCACGGACCGCCTATCTTCCGTCGCTCAACGCAAGCACTCACATTCAGCGTGACACCGTTTCGGCGAGGTACGACTACAGCGTCTCTGGCCTCGGTTCGGTCGACAATTCCCGGACAACATCGTCTATGCAAAGCTCGCTTGATCTGGGTTGGCTGCTCTTCGATTTCGGTCAGCGTGGTGCGAGCATTCAGCAAGCTCACGCACTGCTAGCCGCAGCCAATGCGAACCATGACGAAGCGCTTCAAACGATCTTCTTCGACGCAGCACATGCCTTTTACGCCGTCCGCGACGCGCAGGCCGCCGCTCGCACAGCGAATCTGAACGAGGAGGTTGCGCACAGAAGCCTAGTCATTGCGCAGGCGAAGCACCAGTCTGGCGTAGGATTCCTAACCGACCAACTGCAAGCCCGGACGGCCTATCGCCGAGCGATACTGGATCGCATTTCCGCCGAAGGCAGTCTACGCGTGGCAGCAGGTGTGTTGTCGGTTGCAATGGGGCTCGACGCTAACGTACCTGTGAGGATTGCGTCAGCCAAAGCGATGCCGAGCGAACATGTCATTCAGGCGGGTGTCGACTTGCTCATCGACGAGGCGAAAGCACGTCACCCCAAGCTTATCGCGGCACGCGCAATGCTCGATGCGGCGCAAGCGGACATCGATGCTGCTCGTGCTCAAGGTCGACCCACGATTTCACTCGTCGCCAAACGGATTGTGAACACCCCTTTGCATGGACAGCGTTCGGAATACGTGGAGTTGACCCTGTAA
- a CDS encoding IS3 family transposase (programmed frameshift) yields MEVLTGPERRRRWTAEQKLAMVRESFEPGKSVSMVARQHGVNPNQLFHWRKLYQDGSLSAVKAGEEVVPASELADALKQIRELQRMLGKKTMENEILREAVEYGRGKKMDSALALAAGGRPVKLVCEVLGVSRSNVSARLSRPVTWRDGRQSRQTDDASVVEEIRRVVGDLPSYGYRRVWGSLRNERIAAGQVPFNAKRIYRIMRTHGLLMQRRPAPPRPQRRHDGKVAVARSNQRWCSDGFEFRCDNGEPLRVTFALDCCDREAMSWAATTAGHSGDIVRDVMLAAVENRFGNELHTPSEIEWLSDNGSGYTADDTRRFAAAIGLKPLTTPVCSPQSNGMAESFVKTMKRDYVAFMPKPDAATAARNLAIAFEHYNEKHPHSALKYRSPREFRRSMDSATLV; encoded by the exons ATGGAAGTGTTGACGGGCCCGGAGCGTCGGCGGCGCTGGACGGCGGAGCAGAAGCTGGCGATGGTTCGCGAGAGTTTCGAACCGGGGAAGTCGGTTTCGATGGTTGCGCGCCAGCACGGCGTGAACCCGAACCAGCTGTTCCACTGGCGCAAGCTGTACCAGGACGGGAGTCTGTCGGCGGTCAAGGCTGGAGAGGAAGTGGTCCCTGCATCAGAGCTGGCCGATGCCCTCAAGCAGATTCGTGAGCTGCAGCGGATGCTCGGCAAGAAGACCATGGAGAACGAGATTCTCCGCGAAGCAGTCGAGTATGGCCGAG GCAAAAAAATGGATAGCGCACTCGCCCTCGCTGCCGGAGGACGACCAGTGAAACTGGTTTGTGAAGTTCTCGGCGTGTCGCGCTCGAACGTATCGGCACGACTGTCGCGTCCGGTGACGTGGCGCGATGGCCGTCAATCGCGGCAGACGGACGATGCGAGCGTGGTCGAGGAAATCCGCCGAGTCGTCGGCGATTTGCCCAGCTATGGCTATCGCCGGGTGTGGGGCTCGCTGCGCAATGAACGCATTGCTGCCGGACAGGTGCCGTTCAATGCGAAGCGCATCTATCGCATCATGCGCACTCACGGTCTGCTGATGCAACGGCGTCCAGCCCCGCCTCGGCCGCAACGTCGGCACGATGGCAAGGTGGCCGTCGCGCGCAGCAATCAGCGATGGTGCTCGGACGGCTTCGAGTTCCGCTGCGACAACGGCGAGCCGCTTCGAGTGACATTCGCGCTTGACTGCTGCGACCGCGAAGCGATGAGCTGGGCGGCTACGACGGCAGGTCACAGCGGCGACATCGTGCGCGACGTCATGCTGGCAGCAGTGGAAAATCGGTTTGGCAACGAGCTGCATACACCGTCCGAAATCGAGTGGCTGAGTGACAACGGTTCGGGCTATACGGCCGACGATACACGCCGGTTTGCAGCGGCCATCGGCCTGAAGCCATTGACCACGCCGGTGTGCAGCCCGCAAAGTAACGGGATGGCCGAGAGCTTCGTGAAGACAATGAAGCGCGACTACGTTGCCTTCATGCCAAAGCCGGACGCAGCGACTGCTGCACGCAACTTGGCCATCGCGTTCGAGCATTACAACGAGAAGCATCCCCATAGCGCGCTGAAGTACCGCTCGCCTCGCGAGTTCCGGCGCTCAATGGATTCAGCAACCTTAGTGTGA